In a single window of the Neoarius graeffei isolate fNeoGra1 chromosome 28, fNeoGra1.pri, whole genome shotgun sequence genome:
- the LOC132875547 gene encoding uncharacterized protein LOC132875547 isoform X2, giving the protein MVHPRCLRAQRRLLRFWTQFLCPHAGQFMCKLTNLMFEMEGKGEVLYRIVSWDSCFLDGLDQMEPAGPLYSIDCHEGSICHLHLPRCETCSDVVEFTVAHVTGGNVEIIQPLKVTNTHVIIDIEGLSLFGLLRALLYKGYSIKAQVLLFYKKIIGTHRMSKLHIHLLPQNVPVEEVQKQHECNTYIETSSKCTLTTGKKYQPYCTNTDHNYVFQPKVEEFECDYGPNYHPTFEVLFNSDVDKVTLGLLDENDQVVWEPRMVLLTGSEATSPKTDTTGADFVDQHREKLIQRVSSVMEIADYLKSKNMISDEMYNDINVGSTPYKQMRLLYRSLESGGRVVKAEVYKILKEKEPFLVDELESG; this is encoded by the exons GTTTCTCTGCCCTCATGCTGGTCAGTTTATGTGCAAATTGACCAACCTTATGTTTGAGATGGAAGGGAAAGGGGAAGTGCTGTACAGAATAGTGTCCTGGGACAGCTGTTTCTTGGATGGGTTAGACCAAATGGAGCCTGCAGGACCTCTGTACAGTATTGACTGCCATGAAGGGTCTATCTGTCATCTACATCTTCCACGTTGTGAGACCT GCTCAGATGTGGTGGAATTTACTGTGGCACATGTGACTGGTGGTAATGTGGAGATAATTCAGCCACTAAAAGTAACAAACACACACGTCATCATAGACATTGAAGGTCTCTCCCTCTTTGGTCTCTTAAGAGCACTGCTATATAAAGGTTATTCTATCAAGGCCCAAGTTCTACTGTTCTATAAAAAAATAATTGGGACGCACAGGATGAGTAAACTGCACATACACCTTTTGCCACAGAATGTGCCAGTTGAAGAG GTGCAGAAACAACATGAGTGCAACACGTACATCGAGACAAGCTCCAAATGTACACTGACCACTGGTAAAAAATACCAGCCATATTGTACAAATACTGACCACAATTATGTGTTCCAACCCAAG GTTGAGGAGTTTGAGTGTGACTATGGCCCCAACTATCACCCTACATTTGAGGTGCTCTTTAATAGTGATGTTGATAAAGTCACTTTAGGTCTTTTGGATGAAAATGACCAGGTGGTGTGGGAACCTCGTATGGTCTTGCTTACAG GGTCTGAGGCAACCTCACCCAAAACAGATACAACAG GTGCTGACTTTGTGGATCAACACAGAGAAAAGCTCATTCAGAGAGTTTCTTCAGTAATGGAGATAGCAGACTACCTAAAAAGCAAGAACATGATTAGTGATGAAATGTACAATGACATTAATGTAGGATCAACACCGTATAAGCAAATGAGGCTCCTGTACAGATCTCTCGAGTCAGGAGGAAGAGTTGTGAAAGCAGAAGTCTATAAAATCCTCAAGGAGAAAGAGCcttttttagtggatgaattggAGTCTGGATAA